The Chitinophagales bacterium genome includes a region encoding these proteins:
- a CDS encoding IS110 family transposase — translation MSKVIGIDISKQTFDVALLDSKTSKWQHHVLENNKLGFKKLCKFISEQSHVVMEASGSYYLQLALYLEMNNIKVSVVNPLVIRRYSQMKLQRAKTDKKDAQTIAMYGIEQNPELWQSQDKEVMELKQLYSTIELLSKQVSQTQHQLEAHTSSGILSSSLKQELNQHIKTLKRRKEKLETRFRLLSEQTYGDTLERLATIPGIGKKTAVMLTVITNNFKKFDNYRQLIAYVGLSPRKYESGTSVRGRGHICKMGQSQIRKLLYMCSWSAKKLNKACIAMYERLIAKGKAERVVKIAIANKLLKQAFAIAKNKEVYNENFMQKVCF, via the coding sequence ATGAGTAAAGTTATAGGAATTGACATTAGTAAACAAACATTTGATGTAGCATTATTAGACAGCAAAACTAGTAAATGGCAACATCATGTATTAGAAAACAACAAACTTGGATTTAAAAAGTTATGTAAGTTTATTTCAGAACAGAGTCATGTTGTAATGGAAGCAAGTGGCAGTTATTATCTACAATTAGCTTTGTATTTAGAAATGAATAATATAAAAGTAAGTGTAGTAAATCCTTTGGTTATAAGAAGATACAGTCAAATGAAACTTCAAAGAGCAAAGACAGATAAGAAAGACGCACAAACCATAGCAATGTATGGTATAGAACAAAATCCAGAGTTATGGCAATCTCAAGATAAAGAAGTAATGGAGTTAAAACAACTATATTCCACAATAGAGTTATTAAGTAAACAAGTAAGTCAGACACAACATCAGTTAGAAGCACATACGAGCAGTGGTATACTAAGTTCATCATTAAAGCAAGAACTAAATCAACATATAAAAACCCTAAAAAGAAGAAAAGAAAAATTAGAAACAAGATTTAGATTATTATCAGAACAAACATACGGAGACACTCTAGAGCGTTTAGCAACAATACCAGGTATAGGTAAAAAAACAGCCGTCATGTTAACTGTAATTACCAATAATTTTAAAAAATTTGATAATTATAGACAGTTAATTGCATATGTAGGACTAAGTCCGAGAAAGTATGAATCAGGAACAAGTGTGCGAGGCAGAGGACATATTTGTAAAATGGGACAATCGCAAATAAGGAAGTTATTGTATATGTGTAGTTGGTCAGCCAAGAAACTAAATAAAGCATGTATAGCAATGTATGAAAGATTAATTGCCAAAGGCAAAGCAGAAAGAGTAGTAAAAATAGCAATAGCTAATAAGTTATTAAAACAAGCCTTTGCAATAGCAAAAAATAAAGAAGTATATAATGAAAATTTTATGCAAAAAGTTTGTTTTTAA
- a CDS encoding branched-chain amino acid transaminase → MYHTNKSILFFNGQFKPVDDFKISPFNQTLHYGYGVFEGIRAYQTQSGPHLFKVRRHFERLANSAEKLNIKLPYTVQELINFAYELIEQNHMKEAYIRPLIFMDKNMTLRAVDADQPNVLMTCWKWNRYYPNNKLKIMVSSWRRPSPKSMPVEIKATGNYMNSILATREAKQKGYDDALILDVEGYVATGPGASFFMEKNGQLIVPPLNNIFPGITRLTLIEIAKQMGIEVIEKQYGTEEVMQADGAFFTGTATEVAGIESINGHTLNLKWEDTIGHLLHNRYKRIVAGKDTNFLEYF, encoded by the coding sequence TTGTATCATACTAATAAATCAATCCTTTTCTTTAATGGACAGTTCAAACCAGTCGACGATTTTAAGATAAGTCCATTCAATCAAACGCTCCATTACGGTTATGGTGTCTTTGAAGGAATAAGAGCATATCAAACACAAAGTGGACCACACTTATTTAAAGTAAGACGACATTTCGAACGATTAGCAAATTCTGCCGAAAAACTAAATATCAAACTACCATATACAGTTCAAGAACTCATTAATTTTGCTTACGAATTAATAGAACAAAACCATATGAAAGAAGCATATATTCGTCCATTAATTTTTATGGATAAAAATATGACGCTTAGAGCAGTTGATGCAGACCAACCAAATGTACTCATGACTTGCTGGAAATGGAACAGATATTATCCTAATAACAAACTAAAAATTATGGTTTCCTCTTGGCGAAGACCAAGTCCAAAATCAATGCCAGTAGAAATAAAAGCAACAGGAAATTATATGAATTCTATTTTAGCAACACGAGAAGCCAAACAAAAAGGGTATGATGATGCTTTAATCTTAGATGTAGAAGGATATGTAGCAACAGGACCAGGTGCATCTTTCTTTATGGAAAAAAACGGACAGCTGATTGTTCCGCCATTAAATAATATTTTTCCAGGAATTACGCGTTTAACGCTAATTGAAATTGCTAAACAAATGGGCATCGAAGTTATTGAAAAGCAATACGGAACAGAAGAAGTAATGCAAGCAGACGGTGCTTTTTTTACAGGTACAGCAACCGAAGTAGCAGGAATTGAAAGTATAAATGGACATACTTTAAACTTAAAATGGGAAGACACCATAGGACACTTACTTCACAACAGATATAAAAGAATTGTAGCAGGAAAAGACACCAATTTCTTAGAATATTTTTAA
- a CDS encoding RluA family pseudouridine synthase, producing the protein MNLEDKDIDTIHDEDELIEHFRFIVDKGQSPLRIDKFLTEKIPNVSRNKIQQAATAENILVNDKVVKSNYKIKGNDIIRVVMPEPKWDYTVQPENIPLDIIYEDDDIMVINKPAGMVCHPGHGNYTGTLVNALLWHCKDLPNVNGDIRPGLVHRIDRYTSGLMVIGKTELALNHLAKQFFDRTIDRKYIALAWGDVDEDKGRIEGNIARNPNNRKIFYVDVDGLEGKPAATNYEVIKRYSFVTLVECKLETGRTHQIRVHLKYIGHTIFGDVIYGGDQIRKGTVYTKYKQFIDNCLQLMPHQALHAKSLGFIHPTNKQKMYFEQALPENFTQLLEKWDRYSGSLQNQAES; encoded by the coding sequence ATGAATTTAGAAGACAAAGATATTGACACCATTCATGATGAAGATGAATTGATTGAACATTTTCGCTTCATTGTAGATAAAGGTCAATCACCACTTCGTATAGATAAATTTCTTACCGAAAAAATTCCTAATGTATCTCGTAATAAAATTCAACAAGCAGCAACTGCCGAAAATATTTTAGTCAACGATAAAGTCGTAAAGTCCAATTATAAAATCAAAGGCAACGACATTATTCGTGTAGTAATGCCAGAACCAAAATGGGATTATACTGTTCAACCAGAAAATATACCATTAGATATCATATATGAAGATGACGATATTATGGTAATTAATAAACCAGCAGGCATGGTATGTCATCCAGGTCATGGTAATTATACAGGCACTTTAGTCAATGCTTTGTTGTGGCATTGTAAAGACTTACCTAATGTCAACGGCGATATTCGACCAGGTTTAGTACATCGTATCGATAGATATACTTCTGGACTAATGGTTATAGGCAAAACAGAGTTGGCTTTAAATCACTTAGCCAAACAATTTTTTGATAGAACAATTGATAGAAAATATATTGCATTGGCTTGGGGAGATGTTGACGAAGACAAAGGCAGAATAGAAGGCAACATTGCAAGGAATCCAAATAACAGAAAAATATTTTATGTAGATGTTGATGGACTAGAAGGCAAACCAGCGGCTACCAATTACGAAGTTATTAAAAGATACAGCTTTGTTACACTAGTAGAATGTAAACTCGAAACAGGCAGAACACATCAAATAAGAGTACACTTAAAATATATTGGACATACTATTTTTGGCGATGTAATTTATGGTGGCGACCAAATAAGAAAAGGAACAGTATATACAAAGTACAAACAGTTTATTGATAACTGCTTACAACTTATGCCACACCAAGCACTACATGCCAAATCACTAGGATTTATACATCCAACCAACAAACAAAAAATGTACTTTGAACAAGCACTACCAGAAAACTTTACACAACTACTAGAAAAATGGGATAGATATTCTGGTAGTTTACAAAATCAAGCAGAATCATAA
- a CDS encoding bifunctional phosphoglucose/phosphomannose isomerase, with protein MNMIDLVNAFPEQLTRAMAIGDVAKIGKNKFPIRNILISGLGGSGIGGTIISDILKDDVEVPIVVNKDYQIPNFVNENTLVIVSSYSGNTEETMSALLQAKKANAQIICVTSGGLVKEYAETNDLDYILIDGGMPPRACFGQSFVQLLYILFYLGLIQENFKTYLQNSIDLLNSEASDIQQIAKNIAEQLNGKIPVIYACAKFEGVSVRFRQQINENAKTLAWHHVVPEMNHNELVGWRDRNEQIGVIFLRNNKDYERNIERMDFVKEVVSQYASTVIELYSKGEHDIERALYLIHITDWVSCYLAELKGVDAIEIDVINKLKNKLAENPII; from the coding sequence ATGAATATGATTGATTTAGTCAATGCATTTCCTGAACAACTTACAAGAGCTATGGCTATTGGTGATGTAGCTAAAATTGGCAAAAATAAATTTCCTATACGAAATATTTTAATAAGTGGATTAGGTGGTTCTGGTATTGGTGGCACTATAATAAGCGATATTCTTAAAGATGATGTTGAAGTTCCAATTGTCGTTAATAAAGATTATCAAATACCAAATTTTGTAAACGAAAATACTTTAGTTATTGTTTCTTCTTACTCAGGAAACACTGAAGAAACCATGAGTGCTTTACTACAAGCCAAAAAAGCAAATGCTCAAATTATTTGTGTTACTTCTGGTGGTTTAGTAAAAGAATATGCAGAAACAAATGATTTAGATTATATTTTAATTGATGGAGGAATGCCACCAAGAGCTTGTTTTGGTCAGTCTTTTGTTCAGTTATTATATATTTTATTCTACTTAGGATTAATCCAAGAAAACTTTAAAACATACTTACAAAATAGTATAGATTTACTGAATAGCGAAGCAAGCGATATACAACAAATTGCTAAGAATATTGCAGAACAACTCAACGGAAAAATTCCAGTAATATATGCTTGTGCAAAGTTTGAAGGTGTATCTGTTCGTTTCCGTCAACAAATTAATGAAAATGCTAAAACACTTGCTTGGCATCATGTTGTACCAGAAATGAACCACAACGAATTAGTAGGTTGGAGAGATAGAAATGAGCAAATTGGTGTTATCTTCTTACGAAATAATAAAGACTACGAACGCAATATAGAAAGAATGGATTTTGTAAAAGAGGTTGTTTCTCAGTATGCAAGTACAGTTATAGAATTATATTCTAAAGGAGAACATGATATTGAAAGAGCATTGTATTTAATTCATATCACAGATTGGGTGTCTTGTTATTTAGCAGAATTAAAAGGTGTTGATGCCATTGAAATTGATGTCATCAATAAACTAAAAAACAAGCTAGCAGAAAATCCTATTATATAA
- a CDS encoding YraN family protein has protein sequence MPNKQAIGNIGEAKAVDFLLDLKYSILYKNWRFKKSEIDIIALDNSALVFVEVKLRKQSRFGFPETTVSDNKIKKMHEAADAYIAEHNWQGELRFDIIAISQTNDTYTIAHFVDAFY, from the coding sequence GTGCCAAATAAACAAGCCATTGGAAATATAGGTGAGGCAAAAGCTGTTGATTTTTTGCTTGATTTAAAGTATAGCATTTTGTATAAAAATTGGCGTTTTAAAAAAAGCGAAATTGATATTATTGCTTTAGATAATAGTGCTTTAGTTTTTGTTGAAGTGAAATTGAGAAAGCAATCGAGGTTTGGTTTTCCTGAAACAACTGTAAGTGATAATAAAATTAAAAAAATGCATGAAGCTGCTGATGCATACATAGCAGAGCATAATTGGCAAGGTGAATTGCGATTTGATATTATAGCTATTAGTCAAACGAATGACACTTACACAATAGCACATTTTGTAGATGCTTTTTACTAG
- a CDS encoding peptide MFS transporter has translation MSTVSDELNPIEHESYIADGISGHPKQLYLLFFTEMWERFSYYGMRALFVLYLTAQIIDGGLAWNSTEASKLYGWYTGLVYVTPIIGGYLADKVFGHRTAIILGAFIMTLGHLSLANQQLPFFYLGLGLLIIGNGLFKPNISSIVGQLYNPNDGRKDGAYTIFYMGINVGAFLGILMCGWLGEKVGWHYGFGCAGVFMFFGMIVFWASQKIFGELGKLEKNKLTQQNIKEKNKPLTNIEIDRIKVIVIFSFVTVFFWLAFEQAGSSMTFFAKDFTKRTFDSIAAANAFKLINTIISLVPLAILFYVLFKVGGAIKKIPIGIIVMTISVCILSGLMYWMISTQISDKDLEIPASWFGVLNSLFIFTLAPLFSTMWEKLAQTKYNPSAPLKFAIGLFLVGAGFLVLVIGSASIGKGDSIAKVSMFWLVFAYLLHTLGELCISPVGLSLVNKLSPQRLLGLMFGIWFFSSAIANWIGGFIASFMERISKESSLSTFFMIFVISSFLVSLFIVIMNKTINRWMHGVG, from the coding sequence ATGAGTACTGTAAGTGATGAATTAAACCCAATAGAACACGAATCGTATATTGCTGATGGCATTAGTGGTCATCCAAAACAATTATACCTTTTATTTTTTACAGAAATGTGGGAACGCTTTTCTTATTATGGAATGCGTGCATTATTTGTTCTATATCTTACAGCTCAAATTATAGATGGTGGTTTGGCATGGAATTCTACAGAAGCATCTAAACTTTATGGTTGGTATACTGGCTTAGTTTATGTTACGCCAATTATTGGTGGATACTTAGCCGATAAAGTTTTTGGACATAGAACAGCTATTATATTAGGTGCCTTTATTATGACTTTGGGCCACTTATCTCTAGCTAACCAACAGTTGCCTTTCTTTTATCTTGGATTAGGACTGTTAATTATAGGCAATGGTTTATTTAAACCAAATATCTCATCTATTGTTGGACAGCTCTATAATCCAAATGATGGAAGAAAAGATGGTGCTTATACTATTTTTTATATGGGAATTAATGTAGGTGCTTTTTTAGGTATTTTAATGTGTGGTTGGTTGGGTGAAAAAGTTGGTTGGCATTACGGTTTTGGTTGTGCTGGTGTTTTTATGTTTTTTGGTATGATAGTATTTTGGGCTTCTCAAAAAATATTTGGAGAGCTTGGAAAACTAGAAAAAAATAAATTAACTCAACAAAATATTAAAGAAAAAAATAAACCATTAACCAATATAGAAATTGACAGAATAAAAGTAATTGTAATATTTTCTTTTGTCACAGTCTTCTTTTGGTTGGCTTTTGAACAAGCTGGTTCTTCTATGACTTTCTTTGCAAAAGATTTTACCAAACGAACTTTTGATAGTATTGCAGCAGCCAATGCTTTTAAACTAATAAACACTATAATTTCATTAGTACCATTAGCTATTTTATTTTATGTATTATTTAAAGTTGGTGGTGCAATCAAAAAAATCCCAATTGGTATAATTGTTATGACTATTAGCGTATGCATTTTATCCGGCTTAATGTATTGGATGATTAGCACACAAATTTCAGATAAAGATTTAGAAATTCCTGCCTCGTGGTTTGGTGTACTTAACTCTTTATTTATTTTTACACTGGCTCCACTATTTTCTACTATGTGGGAAAAATTAGCACAAACAAAATATAATCCATCTGCACCATTAAAATTTGCTATAGGATTATTTTTAGTTGGTGCTGGATTTTTAGTGCTAGTAATTGGCTCTGCATCAATTGGGAAAGGAGATAGCATAGCTAAAGTAAGTATGTTTTGGTTAGTATTTGCTTACTTATTACATACCTTGGGCGAATTGTGTATTTCTCCAGTAGGTTTATCATTAGTAAACAAACTATCGCCTCAACGATTATTAGGATTAATGTTTGGTATTTGGTTTTTCTCATCAGCCATTGCTAATTGGATAGGTGGTTTCATTGCAAGCTTTATGGAACGCATTTCAAAAGAAAGTTCACTTTCAACCTTTTTTATGATTTTTGTAATTAGTTCCTTCTTAGTTTCGTTATTTATTGTAATAATGAATAAAACAATAAATCGCTGGATGCATGGTGTAGGTTAA